In the Magnolia sinica isolate HGM2019 chromosome 15, MsV1, whole genome shotgun sequence genome, one interval contains:
- the LOC131227066 gene encoding probable F-box protein At5g04010 has translation MSSSSSPSSFSTLSPAKHPSNPPLPWEVLLLISQHLNPKTLAIASCVCKPWFISMSHDHLWKPICLSHYPSLSSLHLVDPTIPYRRLFALGYLASMHRRRYPPEPRISLHDLIFTVDVFCNDARLLSIAEAGEDLDDGRSGVFRFDVCISDDDDRVATIDKEDGVKVAWTVVSKGWKAAFFMMEGKGNGKLVGRNERWFSEELPSPGCCSTTVTSGLVAELGLGFCGGDGKRVVEKVSLGLMSVLSWRYVSVDDGLRYLQHFLLPSNA, from the coding sequence atgtcttcttcttcttcaccatcatcgTTTTCAACTCTCTCTCCCGCCAAACACCCTTCCAACCCTCCTCTTCCATGGGAAGTTCTTCTCCTCATCTCTCAGCACCTTAACCCAAAGACCTTAGCTATAGCCTCATGTGTATGCAAGCCATGGTTTATCTCCATGTCCCATGACCATCTCTGGAAGCCCATCTGCCTTTCCCACTAcccttctctctcctccctccatctcgtggaccccaccatccccTATCGCCGTCTCTTCGCTCTCGGTTACTTGGCATCTATGCATCGACGCCGCTACCCTCCAGAACCCCGTATCTCTCTCCATGATCTCATCTTCACCGTTGATGTCTTCTGCAACGACGCCCGCTTGCTGTCTATAGCTGAGGCTGGTGAGGATCTCGACGATGGACGAAGTGGGGTTTTCCGGTTCGACGTATGCATCTCTGATGATGATGATCGTGTGGCGACGATAGATAAGGAAGATGGGGTGAAGGTGGCGTGGACGGTGGTGTCGAAAGGGTGGAAAGCGGCTTTCTTTATGATGGAAGGTAAAGGGAATGGGAAGTTGGTTGGGAGGAATGAGAGGTGGTTTTCGGAGGAACTTCCATCGCCGGGGTGTTGTTCAACGACGGTGACAAGTGGTCTGGTGGCAgaactagggttagggttttgtggGGGTGATGGGAAGAGAGTGGTGGAGAAGGTGAGTTTGGGTTTGATGAGTGTATTGAGTTGGAGGTATGTGAGTGTGGATGATGGTCTTAGGTATTTACAGCATTTCCTTCTGCCATCCAATGCCTAg